A window of Nocardiopsis sp. Huas11 genomic DNA:
CCGCCAAGCTGGCGACCCACCTCGTCGAGGTCCAGTACGACAAGGACATCGAGGGCCCCTTCACCGCCGTCCTCCCGCCGGTACCCTTGCACGAGATGTTCGAGCAGGCCTGGCGGGAGGTTCGGCGTGGGTGACCCGGAACGGAAACCATGACAGCCGACCGCGACCCGCTGCCACCGCTCCCCCGCCCGGTCAGGGGCGTCTTCGTCCGCCACGTCATGCAGACGGCGTGTCCGGGAGACTTCGCCTTCGTCTGGCTCGACGCCGAACCCGGGCCCGCCGGCACGGGTGTCGAGGTCGTGGACGACCTCCCCGACACCTGTCCCCAGCCGGACGAGCCCCTCCCAGCGGAGTACAGGCGCGCCTTCGCCACGGGGGTCCGGGATGGGATGGAACGGCTCGGAAACGGCGGGTCCCCCTACGCGGTGAGGATCGTGCTCCGCGACGCCCGGTGGCACGAGGTCGATTCGAACGCCCGCAGCTTCGAGGCCGCAGGCCGCTACGCCGCCGCCGAGGTCCTCGCCTGCGTCCGCGAGGGTCGTGAGCCCAGCACCGTAGGGCGCGGCGCGAGGCCCGACCGACCCGTCCCCACCATGCCGGGAGACCGCCGCCCCGGAAACCGGTGAGCCGCCGGAGGACCCCGTCGACGGCGAGGTCCTCCGGTCCCGGGACCGTCGCCCTCAGCCGTGCACGCGTTCCCCTGCCACGGCCTCTGGTGCGGCCGGCCTCAGTCGGTCTCCTCCCCGAGGGTCCACACGCGTTTGAGCGGCAGGTCCTTGACGATCTCCTCCACCACCGCCTCGGGTTCGGTCAGACACCGCCAGGCGGGAACCCGAACCGTGCGCAGCCCCGAGACCTTCTCGAACAGGGCGGCCCGATCGAGGGTGCGTTGGAGTGCCCGCCCTGGAGGCAAGGACACACTCGTGCCGATGCCGGCGCGGTCGATCATCACAGCCGTTCCCTCCCCTTCCGCCTCTCCCGCCCTCGCGGATACCAGCAAGTCGCAGGCGTACCCTCCCGCGCGCTGGTACACCTTCGGTTCGGCGCCACCGGCGGCGAAGGCCTCGAACAGCATGCTCCGGGCATCGTCGGCCGACCCTCCCCCGTCGTCGGCCGGAGCGGTCGCGAAGTCGGCCAGTAGTCCGCCCTGTTCCGACCAGTACCGCCGGTCCCCGACCACGTACAGGCGAGCTCTGGCCCGGGTGACGGCGACGTTCCACAGGTTCTGCTGCCGCAGCGCCCACTGCCCGCTGGACCGGTGCACACCGGTGGCCGCGGCCGGCGAGACGACCATGACGTCCCGTTCTCCGCCCTGGAAGGTGTGCGCCGTCCCCACCCGGATACGCCGGAGTGCCTCCGGTCCGAGTCGGCGCTCGATCTCGCGCACCTGCGCCGTGAAGGGCGAGACCACACCGATGCCCGCGTCCTTGGGCAGACCGGTCCAGAGCTCCCGGAGCAGTTCCACGACCGCTTCGGCCTCCGCGGCGTTGCGGCAGGACCTGCCCCCGGGTCGCTCGCAGTGCCCGCGCACGTCGATCCACTCGGTCACCGGGCCCTCCGGCAAGGCGGTCCTCGCGGTGTCGGTGCGCACGGCGAGCCGGTCGCCATAGAAACGGCGGTTCACCGGAGCGACGATGTCGGGATGGCACCGGTAGTGCTCGTCCAGCCACAGGACCTCACCGCCGCCGGAGGCCAGCGCGGAGGCTGCGGCGTGATAGGCGGAGGAGCCGGTGTAGGTGAGCGAGCGCTCGTCGAGGTCGTCCCCGGGGAGCCCGTGGGCGGCCTGGATCCTGCGGTCGTCCCGGTCGGTGAGCGTGTTGACCGGGGACAGCTGGTGCGGGTCGCCGATCACCAGGGCCCGCCTGGCCCGGTACAGGAGGGGAAGCAGGTCGGCGACGGTGCACTGGCTGGCCTCATCGACCACCACCAGGTCGAAGAGACCGGGGGTCGGTGGGAACACTCCGCGCACCGAGCGCGAGGTGGTGGCCCAGGCCCGCACCGTACCCACCAGGCGCTTCATCCCCTTCCAACCCGACGATCCCGACTCCAGGTTGCGCAGCCGCTCCTCGATGACGGGCCGGCCCCTGACCAGCGCCTCGGCGACCCGGCCCAGCAGCAGCCGCCTGCTGTCGTCGCGTCGCTCGTCGCGCAACGCGCGGACCCGGTCGGCCGCGTCTTCGGGCCGGGGTCCTGAACGCAGCTCCGCCAACAGGTCCGTCCACTCGCGTTCCGTGGTCAGGAAGGCCAGGAGCGCCGCCAGTTCACGCTCCGACCCGGCGATCCCGAGGCTCCTCCGTGTACGCCAGCGGTGCCACCAGCCGGTCCACCTGCCCTCCAGCGCGGCTGCCGCCCTGCGCATCCACAGGTCCACCCGCGCCGACTCACCGAAGGTCTCGGGTGCTACTCCCGACGGCAGCGCTCCGATCTGCCTGCGCCTGATGTCCGTCAGCACCGTCAGACGGCGTTCGGCCGTCTCCGCGGCGGCCAGGTCGTGCTGGGCCGCGTCGAGTCCGCGCTGGCGCATGGCCAGCCGCTCGTGCGCGGTGTGCACGTCCACGTTCTCCCAATAGGCCGCGATCAGCCTGGTGAGGATGTCGCGTTCGTTGCCGCGCCTCTCCTGGTTGCCGGTGCGCACCACCACGTCCGCTTCGGGACTGAGCCGGTTGACCTTGGTGACGACCTCGTCCACGGCGGTGTTGTTGGTGGAGGCCACGAGCACGGACTGCCCGGCCGCGACCGCGGTGGTGACCACGGAGGTGATGAGCTCGGTCTTGCCGGTCCCCGGCGCGCCCGTCGCGACGGTGAGGGTCCGGCCCATCGCCGACGCGAGGATCTCCTCCTGTGCCGCGTTGCTGAGGCCGGTGACCACGGGAAGTACCGCACCGTGTTCCCGCACGGCCTGCCCCGGGTCCGAGAGCACCGCGAGCGCCGTGCCCGCGATGGTGTCGAGCTTGATCCCGGTGCCCTTGTGGTGGTCGAGGTCGCCGATGAGCTGTTTGACGGCGGCTCCGGCCGGGTCCCCCCGGTAGAGGACGGCGGCGTTCTGCGCGCCTCGCCGCGCGCCTCGCCGCACGTCGACGGTGTCCCGGAGCGCGCCGGCGACCAGGTCGTCCACCCTCGGCAGGTCGAGCCTGGAACAGACGGCGCGGGCCTTGTCCGCCAACCCGGCGACCCCGTTCCCGCCCCAGTCGACCTCGAACCAGGAGACCAGCTCCTCGATGTCGCCTTCGTCGAGTGCGGCGGCCGAGACCAGCAGCTCCCGGTTGAGTTCCGGTTCGCCGACCGGGACCAGGAAGCGCTGGTCCCGGTCCTCGACCATCTCCACGTCCATGACGAACAGGGGGGCGCACTTGGCCCGCCGTCCCTTTCCGCGCTCGGAGCGGTCGGAGTCGAAGAGCACCGCCGGGTAGCCGTAGCGCAGGGGCCTGCCGTCCTTGTCCGCCTCCCTGGCCAGGCCCTCGGCACGGCCGGTGAGCCGCCACCGGTCCGCCGATCCGCTGAGCAGGGCCTCCGAGCCCATCTCGCAGACCGCCACGTCCTGCCCGTTGGCGTCGGGCAGTTGCTGGAGGACGCTCTGCCTCAGCAGACAGTCGCGCTGGTAGTCCAAGTACGAGCCCCAGTTCCACCCGCCGCGGGCGTGGCCGGCTCCGGCCGCCGGGCGCCCCTCAGCCGCCGAGCCGGCGTCCCGCTGCCGGGCGTCCCCCGCCGAGGCGGTGGCCGGGCGCCCGCCCGCGCCCGGGAGATCGGCGGCCGTCGCGGAGCCTGTGTGGCGTGCGAGGACGAGCTGCCCCCGCACCCCGAGGGCGAACGCCGTGACGCGCTGGCTGTCGACGTGCTCCACCTCGCGGTGGACGTACTGGTAGAGCTCGACCGCGTCGATCCAGCCGTCGCCGTTGGTATCCGGTGCCGCGCCCGCGAGTCCGTGTACGACCGCCGCCGTGAAGGGCGAGGGCTGCGCCCCCTGGGTGTTGTCGCCCTCCCGGGCCTTCTCCAGGGCGCCGGAGGCCGCGATGACGTAGGTGCCCGCTCCGTCGCTGAGCTCCCGTTCGAAGTCCAGGTGGTCGTCGTCGCCGGACCGGGTGGCGAACCCGTCGGCGAAGGCGCCGCCGTGGCAGCAGTCCAGCAGCAGCACCTTGCTGCGCATACGCGAGTCCTCCAGCATCCGCTTGAGGACCTCGGCGGAGATCGCGGTGGTCTCCAGACGCCGGCGCCTGGTGTCCCGGAAGGCCAGGTGGAGGCGGCCCCGCTTGTCCTTCACCCCGTGCCCGGAGAACGAGACGAACAGCAGGTCACCGGGTCGCCCGTCGCCCAGGGCCGCTTCCAGAGCCTCCATGGCGTCGGTGCGGGTGGGGTCGGGCAGCACGAGCACCCGGTTGAAGTGGCCGTTG
This region includes:
- a CDS encoding AAA domain-containing protein, which translates into the protein MRTAILIGVNTYEDLEDLSSPRADLRALEQVLEANGHFNRVLVLPDPTRTDAMEALEAALGDGRPGDLLFVSFSGHGVKDKRGRLHLAFRDTRRRRLETTAISAEVLKRMLEDSRMRSKVLLLDCCHGGAFADGFATRSGDDDHLDFERELSDGAGTYVIAASGALEKAREGDNTQGAQPSPFTAAVVHGLAGAAPDTNGDGWIDAVELYQYVHREVEHVDSQRVTAFALGVRGQLVLARHTGSATAADLPGAGGRPATASAGDARQRDAGSAAEGRPAAGAGHARGGWNWGSYLDYQRDCLLRQSVLQQLPDANGQDVAVCEMGSEALLSGSADRWRLTGRAEGLAREADKDGRPLRYGYPAVLFDSDRSERGKGRRAKCAPLFVMDVEMVEDRDQRFLVPVGEPELNRELLVSAAALDEGDIEELVSWFEVDWGGNGVAGLADKARAVCSRLDLPRVDDLVAGALRDTVDVRRGARRGAQNAAVLYRGDPAGAAVKQLIGDLDHHKGTGIKLDTIAGTALAVLSDPGQAVREHGAVLPVVTGLSNAAQEEILASAMGRTLTVATGAPGTGKTELITSVVTTAVAAGQSVLVASTNNTAVDEVVTKVNRLSPEADVVVRTGNQERRGNERDILTRLIAAYWENVDVHTAHERLAMRQRGLDAAQHDLAAAETAERRLTVLTDIRRRQIGALPSGVAPETFGESARVDLWMRRAAAALEGRWTGWWHRWRTRRSLGIAGSERELAALLAFLTTEREWTDLLAELRSGPRPEDAADRVRALRDERRDDSRRLLLGRVAEALVRGRPVIEERLRNLESGSSGWKGMKRLVGTVRAWATTSRSVRGVFPPTPGLFDLVVVDEASQCTVADLLPLLYRARRALVIGDPHQLSPVNTLTDRDDRRIQAAHGLPGDDLDERSLTYTGSSAYHAAASALASGGGEVLWLDEHYRCHPDIVAPVNRRFYGDRLAVRTDTARTALPEGPVTEWIDVRGHCERPGGRSCRNAAEAEAVVELLRELWTGLPKDAGIGVVSPFTAQVREIERRLGPEALRRIRVGTAHTFQGGERDVMVVSPAAATGVHRSSGQWALRQQNLWNVAVTRARARLYVVGDRRYWSEQGGLLADFATAPADDGGGSADDARSMLFEAFAAGGAEPKVYQRAGGYACDLLVSARAGEAEGEGTAVMIDRAGIGTSVSLPPGRALQRTLDRAALFEKVSGLRTVRVPAWRCLTEPEAVVEEIVKDLPLKRVWTLGEETD